The Zingiber officinale cultivar Zhangliang chromosome 2A, Zo_v1.1, whole genome shotgun sequence genomic sequence TGTTCTgtaatcaactatgattttctggtTAATTGAGGATcataatgtactactaggtgtcactcatgatcaatctataattaaatagttaattatggatgactaaGATAAATCAGAAACATATTGTGTCACACGCACTATGAGTATCTGAATGATgtaaaacaagtttgagaatttgattCTAACATCAAGAGATAAGATGTTTGGTTAGACCAAATAAAAGAGAAATATGGAAAGATATTTGTTGAAACAGAAGTGCCGATGAGCCATGACTATTGTAGAAGATATGATTTTATAATGGTTTGATAATAAACCAAAAGAGGTTTAGTTTAGTTATGAAATAATTAgtttaataataaaccaaaaaggtttggtttaattatgaaccaAGATAGTTTGGTTTTGAACCAAATTTATTCTTAATAGTAATGGATCAACTTAGTTTTGCTTATTGGGTTGAGGAAATTACTTGCTTCCTAAGTCATGTAGAGGTTTATAAATACTCCTCTATGAGGAGAACCATATTAACGTAGGTTTATTGGTTTAGGTTTTTGGAAAACCCTAGCGgccctttctctcctctccctctccttgccgccgaccaccaagaagCCAAGGGAGATTTTTATTCCAAAACTTcttcgcttcttcttctcctctgggaTTGCATCACCTCCACACTTGGCTAGTACCAATCGGAGGCAAACCTTGTTGCTCACCATAGTTGTCTTGAAGATTTTagtgtggatacgaatagagacgAGGTTCGTGAATGTTGTGAAAGTTGATGCCCTTTTCCTTCGCATCATCCATAGGGTAcgcctagaataattgttattcttttatttcataattttttttttgcgcTTATGTTTGCACATGTTATATCTTGCATACGTGGGTGTGTGTTGTACTAAATTAGCATTTattatattttcattttttcattgcgcatatttttatgaaaatgtcTAAAGCATGCATCCGCATGAGACTTATAACCCCAATGCTAATAAATCCGACTGAGTGTGCAAGAAGGTCCTAAGAGAGTTTAGGCAAGTATGTGGAAagccctagttgcgactaggcaaggaagtcctgatTTGAGGGATGGAGTGGAAGTGTAGGCAGATCGAGGACGTCTGGTGAAAAATTCTACAGGTCGAGGACAGTAGGTGAAAGCCCTGGGGGTCGCGAACACCAGGCGAAAGTATGGATGAGTCGAGAATCGAAAGTCCCAAGTCAAGATTGCTAAGAAAAAGTCTAAATGGTTTAAAGGACCAGTTTGAcatcaggtaaactctcttgagaggagttgGTGAGGACACACTCCCTATAGAGGGACAGCGGGCGTCGGTTCGATCTAGGGTTTTAtggaaatctgaaagtcagaaccggatagtcttgAAACTGTCAAATTAGATTATAATGTTTTTCttattgtgctaaccttgtgATGTAGGAAATCAAAaggctggaaaaaggtggtccaagcgcccgaacaCAATCCAAGTGCCCGGATGTCTGGCCGCCCAGAGTTGGTCCAGGCACCTGAGAAAAGGGAGAACCAAGCGGGCGACTAGCAAAGTCAGACCTTCTGTGAGGCCAAACAAGTAGCCGTCTGAGGGCCCGACCAAGAAAGGGgcccaatattttttttttttaattatacttgTATTGTTGGTGGCTCATGATGAAAGAGATAATCCAAAACTTACACAGtcttaacccccccccccccccccctatatatatatacacacacactcaCACACATACCTATATCAACTAGCAATTACATCTCCACGCAATATCCAATTCAACCCATAGCTGTGGCCCTTCCCATTCTCCTTGGGTAattgttgttttattttgattCAATTTTCGAATTAGATGCTAATAAATTTTGTCTAGGAGCTGGAATTTCAAGAATTTGAGGTATAAATTCAAAAATCCCTAAATTTGGATACAacccataattttttaaaattaggatTGAAGATAAAACtctaattttttgaaaatttggaTACAAgtcttaattttattatttgcTTCTGATCCCATTGAACATAGGAATTGCTCTGGTGACTAGTTGAGGTGGCCCTCACTGATTAGTCGACACACGTcaggtccaggtgcctggaccggTCCGAGCAACCAGAGTTAGTAAAATTTTCAGAGATAAGCTTTCGCCGAGGTACAGCCATGTCAGCACTCTAGGAGCCCAGGGATAGTTCAGGCGCTCGGAATAGTGCTATATAAAGGATCTCGACCAGCATCATCGAACAACAATTTTTATGACTTCCTTGCTTGTGCGTTGCTCCGAAAAGCTCTTGACGATACTCAAACCTTGCTCCAACAACCTATGATCAAGTTCTTTTAATTCTCTTTGTTGTCTGTAACTTtactttatagttcttgtacttcaaTTCTGTAGCCTtatttgaactgatagtgattgcccaacgaaagcaccctcGGAGTGTGGGATttagagtaggagttgccgaAGGCTCTGAAACAAGTAAAAAAATACTTGTGTTTGCAATTATCTTTTGTATTCCCGTTTCTTAATTCTATTTCCACTGTGTTTTCTCTATTGTTTTACGAAAAACTTGAAAACGTCATGAGAGCTAAACACCCCCCCTCCTCTTCTagtgcttttcgatcctacactagtgagtgaagctaagtggtgaAAGTCATAGTGAATGAAGTTAGGTCCTAGTATGTGAAGCTAagtgatgaaaattttgatgagtgaagccatgaccctagtgagtgaagttaggtagtgaaaGTTCCAGTGAGTAAAATTAGACAgtaaaaatcctaggggaggTAATCTTAGGTAATGGGAAGTCTTGGAAGAGTGAACTCCAAGTATGAAGCCTAATAGGTTGGATAGATTTTAAGGAGTATGACTTGATTCTAAGGGATTGACCCCtaggtggtagacttggaggagggaccTCTAAGCAAAAGGTAAGCCTAGTAGATCAAGTAAACTTACATGATTAAGACTTAGGTTGGTTGTTTGTTATTGTATGTTTGTCTTACAGGAACCTGGAGCTGGAAATAAGACTGGGAGAGTAAATAGAAGCAAATGGAAGGCAACTAGCGTGAATGCTTGGATTGATCTAGGCGTCTGGACTGGTCAAAGTGCCTGAACAAAAATATGATCGGATGAAACTCGGGATCATCTAAGCTGGGCATGAATGTAGCATTAGCCTAGCGTCACCAGTCATGCAAATTCTGAGAGTGCTCTAAAGTTGTGCAAAGTTGTGCCTTCCCCAAAGAATCCCGGCACGCGATGATTCCTTTCTCCAACTTTTTCCCTGATTTTTAGCATTTTCACTTGGATTATGCCTATCTGCTTAGCCATTAAGTTTCCTTAAGTGTTAAAGTCCGATCGAGGTCCAAAAATGTTCACCACCTTACTCCAATCCTCTATAAAATGACTCGGTTCCCCATGCAATTTTGATCCAAATTAGTCCACATCTTTTGTATCTCTCTTTGCATAGATAACAAGCACTGTGTCACTTTGTTCATGCCAAAGTATTCATCCTTGATTCACATACAAGCTCGGTGCACTAAGCATGAAGGCCCTGgctatttatttttgaaaaaaaaaatatagattcgTTACTTTAATGATTCTTTAATATTCATCTCATAaatatgaaaagaaataaatatatatacatgGATGTTAGTACATAGTAGGATAAATTTCAGATTGTCAGTTCTTGACCGTTACATCATgataaattcttaaaaattctatTCTCGATGGTCGTCAGCATGCAAAGTCGATAGCAGCTAAGTGCAAAACGAGCGCCTTGAAGAGCAGGTTTCCCGTCCTTGGACTGCTCCAGGACAAGAAGGTTCTGACCAGAGCGATCAACCACAAGATCCATTCGCTGATGGGGAGCTAAGAGTAGGGCGAGGGAGATTCGAACTTAGCTGAGGATCGCAACAGGCGATTGTACTCTACAGCGCTGCAAACACTGAGCTGATAGAATTCATCAAGTATTGTTATGAAGAAGATGACTATGAGAACAAAGATCTTAATTGATATATTCAGGAACACGAAGGAGGTTGCGGAGTTCAGCCTCGAGGATGAGATCAACAGTGTCGTGGACGTGTTCATAAGCAAAAAAAGGATGCAGAAGATGGAATCCTTCAAAAGGCAGCAGGAGATGCTGCAGCAGTGTGTAGGACTAATTTGGATAATCCTGTTTGCCTATTCAACTGTAAAAATAATGCTTTGGATATGTGAGGCCAACAGAATAATGCCAAAAGTAAAGATAATAGAATGATACATTGAtcttgtaaaataaaaaatgtcCATTAGCACTATTTAAGGTACATTTCATTTTATGCCGGAAAACTGTACAATGTGTATTTTTATTTTCCTATAATCAAATAGATCCTTATCGACTATTCTTCAGGCCTTACTCAGGATGTGAAATTGTTAGTTTTATAGAAGCGCAATGAGAATTTCCAAAGCGATCAAACAAATGATTATCCACTCCAACCCAACAGATGTCCGATTCTGAAGCATCTCCTGAAGAAAGTGAATATTATTCTGCACAAGGAGCAAATATGTTAAGAAACCTTAACGATGGGCTTGACAGTGGGAAAACTAGAAATGGCTTGAAATGGCAAAGGCAAGAGGTTACCCCTATATATTTTAGCTTAAAATCAAGATTTCCAAATCTCTGTGTTAGCTCATATTCATCCCGAAGATACTCCCATACCTGTGCATAATTGGCATTCTTCCAAGCAATATCTGAACTGCAGGATGAAATGAGAGACGATGTACCAAATATATCACACTATATAATAAGTTAACAAGAAAGTCTTAGTCATGGCAAATGTTGAATCAAAATGAAATTAAGGAATAAGCtttaaaacaataataaaatagaatCACTCAAACTTTTGCCCTTTGCTACCATTAGAATGCATAAGGGGAAATTAACTGACATGCATACGTAATGGCACAGTTACTGTCCGAATGCATTCTTTTGTTCTTATCTAATATTAGATTACTCTAAAACATATACTAGTATAAAGGTTTCATAATTCTAGAAGGCAATAACTACTAAGTGATATTTTTTTCacaaattataatattaaaaacACTAATAATATAGATATTATAATTCAAGAAAAAACACATGGCAAAGGATTTTGTGGAAAAAAAATAACTCAAATTATCCTAATGACATggagaaaaaataaaactaatcattTTTAAACAAGAACTTATGCTTCAGAAAGATATTTAAAATTCATACAAGGAATCGAAGAACACTAAATACCATTGGTTCATGAGATAGACAAATCAATTATTTCCATAGATAATTAAAGATTGCAGTATGAAGGTTTACCCTTCAAAAATCCCTAGTTTAAGAATGACAGCAGTCAGATTAGAATTTGATTTCCACACTAACTGAAAAAGTTGATTTCTTTTCATTGTACAAGTTCCAATCATCTCCATGCTACGGTTGATTTCTGCAAACTCTGCCACCATTCCATCAACCTAACAAATATAACATGTAAACTTTATGTAAGGGCTAAAAATCAATGCATTTTGGTGTATGATAAATATCTTGCACCATACTTGACGGATGTAGTAATCTAAAGCaatgctttgactaagaacactTCCTATAATCCGGATGCCATCCAGGTTAAAAGTCTTCAACACTATAAAATCAAGTCCTCCTTGCATCCAAGTGTCTAGAGTTGGTTTCTCGACTATTGCAAAATCTAGAATGTCAACAATTCAAACTACAGTTAGAGAAGTCAAATACAGAaacttatattttttaagttcaataataaattaacataaaaaGTGAGTGTCTATAAACCTTAATTGAAGACAATAAGCTCTATGTAAAAAATAGAGATTAGATAGAAAACTGAGAAAGATGCTCATATTTAAAGATGTACTTGTACCATACAACTACTGTAAGCCAGTTATTTCTTTATCTGGAAGTGTATCCCAAATTTTATGATGCTTCCTTGGATAGAATATtatgcttaaaaataaaaatacaaagtgTATTACCTAGATGATTAAGTTTTACATTACAAATAGCAATAAGCTTCAAAAAggtataatgaatctctattaaGTTTAGCTATTAAAATAAGCTGCTATCGATATGGATCTCTCCAGTTTAATGAGTATCAATAAAGGTCAATCCAATCTCCTTTGAGAAATCAATCATCACGTGAGGATatataaagttttttaaaaaatgatattcatagaaaatagtttaaaaaaaaagttagatTTCACTTGAAAGTATATGAAAATGGTTGaaatttagtcaaatttaaagtgaaagaatgatcatttgaaattttatctaattaagttgattttcaaaaactctAAAGATCTAGCTGACTTTTGATTGATCCCAAGTCCAAACTTGAAACCTAACAAATGTGTATGAAATTCATAACGAGTTTGAGGATTTATTATTGAGCGTTGCTGAAGATTTTCAACTAGATATCAGTGTTTTAAATCGCGTAGTGTTGGTTCATAGCGTTTTTGTCTTGTCATTGCGTAGCGTAAATAGCGTAGCGTATAGCGCAAGCTTTTCGTGCACGtcaatgtttaaattttaaaaaataaaatatacttatataagtaaaatgaaaataacataacctaaaattaatcataataattCATTACATGTCAAAATATCCCATACCAACAATTTAAAAAGTCTTATAATTAAAACAACATAACTTAAAAATAATCAGTATCATCCAACTCTATATCACTATCATCATCAATAGTGTCTATGGTTAGAAAATTTCCACTATCAAAAGTTGGAATTACTCCATAATTTTCAGCATCAAGATGATTATCTTCCACATCAACAAGACTCAACCTTGCTTGTTTGTCTTTGCTTCCACCTATTATATAAGAGATACAACATTTAAGAATCAATTATAGATGAAgtagatataaataaataatttgcaTATGCTTAGTGCTTACTTGAATTTTCAGCAACTCTTTTTTGAATTCGTAGGAGGAACTTCAACTATATCCTCAACATCTTCGACTCGCTTATCTGAGTCGAAAAGACTTTCAAAGGTAGCAGATGGCACGCTCACAATAGGATCACTTTCAAATAATTAATCATCTTCAAGTCATTTAGTAGTTACAGGGAGAACTGGACCTTCTTTCTTAGATATCCATTCATCATCTGAATTAATTTCATCAACTACAATGGGATCAATCTTGTCTCTCCTCCTAATACTTCTCTCCCTAAGCTTGAAGTTATATTTCACAAACACCAACGCATTCAACTTTGCATGTTCAAGTCTATTTCTCTTTTTTGTATGAATCTAAtattacaaaaaagaaaacatatatatatataaataaacaatgatatgaaaattataaaacaattaaaattcaagTAGAGTTAGAATCTTAGAATACTCACCGATTCAAAAgtgctccaatttctttcacatcccGAAGCACTACAAGTGAGACCAAGCACTCGAATTGCAAATGTAGTAAGCTCGGGTGTCTTACTTCCAAAACGTTCCCACCACGAGACTAATAAgtaataacattaaaaaaaattacaagaatgtatataattttaaaatatgaatgctaGTATAATTTTACAAGAATGGTTACAAGAAGAAAATTTTACCCGGAGTTCGCAACATTCTTGTTCGTTTTGCTATTGGAGTTCCAAATTCTCCTTCAGCTTTATTATATAAGTCCAATTGGATGTCTGCTTTAAGACGATCATCAGAAGACAACATCCTATCCATGCAAGTATACAATCCATCTCTAACTTCATCACAATAAGAAAATCTTTCTTCATAACGCAATTGCGGATTCAAATAGTACCCGGCCGCGTGTAGAGGATGATGAAGTTGTGGAGTccatcatgaatcaatttttttccaaatgggttTGTATTTTCTGTCAACTCCCccacaattaaattttattgtcTCTTTTGCCTTATCCATAAGTTCATAAATATATCCCATGGCCGATCTCTCCTCCGAATCAACTTCCCTTAACACACTTACAAGAGGAACAACACTCTTAACACAAAATGCAACATGTGGCCAAAAGTTGGGATCATTAATAACAATTCTCTTCACGACCTTCCCCTGAGTTGTTTGAGATAGTGGTGAACTAACCCAATCTTTGAAGCAAACATTTGTTCAAGTGGCTTTTAACCTTATACATACTCAAGAGTGAGAAATGAAGTAGAAAGTGAGTAACAAC encodes the following:
- the LOC122040901 gene encoding uncharacterized protein LOC122040901, with amino-acid sequence MDRMLSSDDRLKADIQLDLYNKAEGEFGTPIAKRTRMLRTPVSWWERFGSKTPELTTFAIRVLGLTCSASGCERNWSTFESIHTKKRNRLEHAKLNALVFVKYNFKLRERSIRRRDKIDPIVVDEINSDDEWISKKEGPVLPVTTK